One window of the Psychrilyobacter piezotolerans genome contains the following:
- the pepV gene encoding dipeptidase PepV: MLQDKILDYKDDVVKSIQEAIRIKSVEEAPLPGMPFGEGPAKALAHFLELGEKLGFESTNFDNYAGHIDLGDGEETLAILGHVDVVPEGEGWDHDPYGGIIADGKIFGRGTLDDKGPMIMCMYAMKALKDSGVKLDKKIRMILGANEETNWGCMDHYFGTLKMPQPTLAFTPDSSFPVTFAEKGIMQVTMTKNVNTKGITIEGGKAFNSVAESCEMTFPAELLTVLEGKVKEYNENNEYKMEIKDGKLISYGKSSHGARPESGYNAISALMGTLQGVDLGEISEFVSFYNSKIGMEYNGVSMGIGFEDADSGKLSLNIGKLSIKDGKIELGIDMRYPVTTKKEAVLEGLEKAAAENNLVLTVKSHTNALYSPKDTVLVKTLMDVYKEITGDVDAEPVAIGGGTYARAVDNGVAFGALLHDQEDNMHQKNEYIEISKLDTLLKIYVEAIYRLAK; this comes from the coding sequence ATGTTACAAGATAAAATATTAGACTATAAAGACGATGTAGTAAAATCTATACAAGAGGCTATCAGAATTAAGAGTGTGGAGGAAGCTCCGTTACCTGGAATGCCATTTGGAGAAGGTCCTGCAAAGGCCCTGGCTCATTTTTTAGAATTAGGAGAAAAATTAGGATTTGAATCTACTAACTTTGATAACTATGCAGGGCATATTGACCTTGGAGACGGGGAGGAAACTCTGGCTATCCTTGGGCATGTAGATGTAGTTCCTGAAGGGGAAGGATGGGACCACGATCCATACGGCGGGATCATTGCTGATGGAAAGATATTCGGTAGAGGTACTTTAGACGATAAGGGCCCTATGATCATGTGTATGTATGCTATGAAGGCATTAAAGGATTCTGGGGTAAAGCTGGATAAGAAGATCAGAATGATCTTAGGAGCTAATGAAGAGACTAACTGGGGATGCATGGATCACTATTTTGGTACTCTAAAGATGCCTCAGCCGACTTTAGCATTTACTCCTGACTCTAGTTTTCCAGTAACATTTGCAGAAAAAGGAATTATGCAGGTGACTATGACTAAAAATGTCAATACTAAAGGGATCACTATCGAGGGTGGAAAAGCATTTAACTCAGTAGCAGAAAGCTGTGAAATGACATTCCCAGCTGAACTTTTAACTGTTTTAGAAGGTAAAGTAAAAGAATATAACGAAAACAATGAATATAAGATGGAGATCAAAGATGGAAAATTAATATCTTATGGTAAATCATCTCATGGAGCCAGACCAGAGAGCGGGTATAACGCTATATCTGCATTGATGGGAACTTTACAAGGGGTAGATTTAGGAGAGATCTCTGAATTTGTAAGTTTTTACAACTCTAAGATCGGGATGGAGTATAACGGTGTTTCTATGGGAATTGGATTTGAAGATGCCGATTCTGGAAAATTAAGTTTAAATATCGGAAAATTATCTATCAAAGATGGTAAGATAGAGTTAGGTATTGACATGAGATATCCTGTAACAACTAAAAAAGAAGCTGTTTTAGAAGGATTAGAAAAAGCTGCTGCAGAAAATAATCTTGTATTGACTGTAAAGAGTCATACCAATGCACTTTATTCTCCTAAAGACACAGTTTTAGTAAAAACACTTATGGATGTATACAAGGAGATCACAGGAGATGTAGATGCAGAGCCGGTAGCAATAGGTGGTGGAACATATGCAAGAGCCGTAGATAATGGTGTAGCATTTGGAGCATTATTACATGATCAAGAGGATAATATGCATCAAAAAAATGAATATATAGAGATCAGTAAGTTAGATACATTATTAAAAATATATGTAGAAGCTATCTATAGATTAGCTAAATAA
- a CDS encoding nitroreductase family protein — MNTVLENIKKRRSIRKYKEMQIEQEKIEAIIEAGLYAPSGHNAQPWHFTVLQNKEIIDQISAGTKEALKDCETPIFRRMARNESFHILYDAPTVIVVSGKKEGAYSMKADLGAATQNMLLAAESLGVSTCWIGLVVEYFKGEEKEKRNEEMGVPEGYEVQYAVTLGYSSLEGSPKPHARKENTVNYIK; from the coding sequence ATGAACACAGTATTAGAAAATATAAAAAAACGTAGATCTATTAGAAAATATAAGGAAATGCAGATTGAACAGGAAAAAATAGAAGCCATTATCGAGGCGGGACTTTATGCTCCCAGCGGTCATAATGCCCAGCCATGGCATTTTACTGTTTTACAGAATAAAGAAATAATAGATCAAATAAGTGCAGGTACGAAGGAAGCATTAAAAGATTGTGAAACACCTATATTCAGAAGGATGGCAAGAAATGAAAGTTTTCATATCTTATATGATGCACCTACAGTAATAGTTGTATCAGGTAAAAAAGAGGGAGCTTATTCTATGAAGGCAGACTTAGGTGCTGCTACACAAAATATGCTTTTGGCTGCTGAATCATTGGGAGTTTCAACTTGCTGGATAGGGTTGGTAGTTGAATATTTTAAAGGTGAAGAAAAAGAAAAAAGAAATGAGGAAATGGGAGTTCCTGAGGGATACGAAGTTCAGTATGCTGTAACTTTAGGTTATTCATCATTGGAAGGAAGTCCAAAGCCCCATGCAAGAAAAGAAAATACAGTAAATTATATTAAATAA
- a CDS encoding TolC family protein — translation MIKKISLIILLFVISVCTFAKEAVNIAVLYSQKSSNNMKNSQSIMEKEFTAVLEGSYNAVFPKEYQIIAESGKEEIEKRYNELVADRGVDVIVGGDFIVSNVILGKKKIKKLSIMPFAQYIYHGETSGVENLTYSVQPVGFKKIFQLLKSVEGDFSEITLIAPEELLKADERIIPFVEKQIKENGISKIKWAAFNGDYEKLAADVKGQKVALLGGFSDKEEFIQIMDVLNNEKIVTYADGYGTGVSDQAYLSFEVDTNIQKRLRKSAISLLEILDGGSAKNQKVYLVGGELRPVINQSVAEKIGKWPNWRTTVSAKVVGEKSLGKELTLYSSIRKGLEDNLQLTIDKNDLNIQEYQVDAVQSSRLPQIKAAGGYKVVDQGQADAPNDVKKENTYVGVGLRQVIFNDKLNSAVSVEKSVFNAEKESYKQSELDTILTVSTAYFNVLKLKASESIQYSNLELTKKNLELARVREKVGYSRKSDVYRWESKLATDISKLTDSQAKLKNAKEGLMRILNNELDTNFQPVDILDTEEFLGIAGLELTKKNVMDDTLDKLMKLGLENSTEIKQIDSYMDAAERRLKEADRNFYAPEVALTANYNYYMDRSGSGNLYSNPADSDPRKEAWTVGIEVSIPLLEGGERIAKRNTATEQLQKLTTQKEDVENSVKQNIRASLTDLVTAKINVETSKDARVAADKTLELVTDSYSRGEVSITELLDSQNVAIQAKETESASKYDYYTKLMITERAVGVYHLLDPEAYFELLGETNLKVQ, via the coding sequence TTGATAAAAAAAATAAGTTTAATTATTCTGTTATTTGTCATAAGTGTTTGCACCTTTGCTAAAGAAGCTGTAAATATTGCTGTATTATACAGTCAAAAAAGTAGTAATAATATGAAAAACTCTCAGAGTATCATGGAAAAAGAATTTACAGCTGTTTTAGAAGGAAGTTATAATGCGGTTTTTCCAAAAGAATATCAAATTATAGCAGAAAGCGGGAAGGAAGAGATTGAAAAAAGATACAATGAACTAGTTGCAGACAGGGGTGTAGACGTAATTGTAGGCGGAGATTTTATAGTGTCCAATGTAATTCTAGGGAAAAAAAAGATAAAAAAATTAAGTATAATGCCTTTTGCTCAATATATCTATCATGGTGAAACCAGTGGGGTGGAAAATCTTACCTATAGTGTTCAACCAGTGGGGTTTAAAAAAATATTCCAACTTCTCAAAAGTGTAGAGGGTGATTTTTCAGAAATTACACTTATAGCACCAGAAGAATTATTAAAGGCAGATGAAAGAATAATTCCTTTTGTAGAAAAACAGATAAAGGAAAATGGAATATCCAAGATTAAATGGGCTGCCTTTAATGGAGATTATGAAAAATTAGCTGCAGATGTCAAAGGGCAGAAAGTAGCTCTTTTAGGTGGTTTTTCAGACAAAGAAGAGTTTATTCAAATCATGGATGTTTTAAACAATGAAAAAATAGTAACATATGCAGATGGATATGGAACAGGAGTAAGTGACCAGGCATACCTCTCTTTCGAGGTAGATACAAATATCCAAAAAAGACTCCGAAAATCAGCTATCTCTCTCCTGGAAATATTAGATGGCGGCAGTGCTAAAAACCAAAAAGTTTATTTGGTTGGGGGAGAACTGAGACCGGTTATCAATCAATCGGTAGCTGAAAAAATAGGTAAATGGCCCAATTGGAGAACAACGGTGTCAGCTAAGGTAGTAGGGGAAAAAAGTTTAGGAAAGGAACTGACCCTCTATTCATCCATAAGAAAGGGTTTAGAGGACAATCTGCAACTAACAATAGATAAAAATGATCTAAATATCCAGGAATACCAAGTGGATGCAGTCCAATCATCCAGACTGCCACAAATAAAAGCAGCAGGTGGATACAAGGTCGTAGACCAGGGGCAGGCAGATGCTCCCAACGATGTTAAAAAAGAAAATACTTATGTAGGTGTAGGGTTAAGACAGGTAATCTTTAACGATAAGTTAAATTCAGCGGTATCTGTAGAAAAAAGTGTTTTCAATGCAGAAAAAGAAAGTTATAAACAAAGTGAATTAGATACAATCTTAACGGTTTCTACAGCCTACTTTAATGTATTAAAATTAAAGGCTTCTGAAAGTATTCAATACAGTAACTTAGAATTGACTAAAAAGAACTTGGAGTTAGCCAGAGTCAGGGAAAAAGTAGGATATTCCAGAAAATCAGATGTATACAGATGGGAGAGTAAGTTAGCTACAGATATCAGTAAATTAACTGACTCCCAGGCTAAACTTAAAAATGCCAAGGAAGGGTTGATGAGAATTTTAAATAACGAGCTGGATACAAACTTTCAACCTGTGGATATCCTGGATACTGAAGAGTTTTTAGGAATAGCAGGTTTGGAGTTAACTAAGAAAAACGTAATGGACGACACCTTAGATAAACTGATGAAATTAGGTCTTGAAAATTCCACTGAGATTAAACAGATCGATAGTTATATGGATGCAGCAGAGAGAAGGTTAAAGGAAGCAGATAGAAATTTCTATGCCCCTGAGGTGGCACTCACTGCTAACTACAACTACTATATGGATAGAAGTGGTAGTGGTAATCTATATTCTAACCCGGCAGACTCTGACCCCAGAAAGGAAGCATGGACTGTAGGAATAGAGGTAAGTATCCCATTATTAGAAGGGGGAGAGAGGATAGCCAAAAGAAATACAGCCACTGAGCAACTACAAAAATTAACAACTCAAAAAGAAGATGTTGAAAATAGTGTAAAACAAAATATCAGAGCTTCTCTAACAGATTTAGTAACGGCTAAAATAAATGTGGAAACTTCAAAAGATGCCAGAGTTGCAGCAGATAAAACTCTTGAGTTAGTGACGGATTCATACTCAAGGGGAGAGGTATCTATAACTGAATTATTAGATTCTCAGAATGTGGCAATTCAAGCCAAGGAAACTGAGAGTGCATCTAAATATGATTATTATACTAAGTTGATGATAACAGAAAGAGCTGTAGGAGTTTACCATCTATTAGACCCTGAAGCATATTTCGAATTACTAGGTGAAACTAATTTAAAGGTACAATAA
- a CDS encoding TetR/AcrR family transcriptional regulator: MNNTKSEIIRVALRMVSERGYEWLSFKKVADEVGIAKSSIYHYFKKKEDLGIAVMEVIEERIQKNKDEILTYESEKEKLDAYLIRADKEDTLYAEAMAQLAFNFNGLPPKLQEKFRKRSIKDYEFVLGILKRGAEKKEFSIKKDLEEAAMGIILMSIGGYLYGRVFHDENVDISKYITDSIINKN; encoded by the coding sequence ATGAATAATACAAAAAGTGAAATAATCAGAGTAGCACTAAGGATGGTCAGTGAAAGGGGGTATGAATGGTTAAGTTTTAAAAAAGTTGCAGATGAAGTCGGCATTGCAAAATCCAGTATCTATCATTATTTTAAAAAGAAAGAGGATTTAGGGATCGCAGTAATGGAGGTAATAGAAGAAAGAATTCAAAAAAATAAAGATGAAATATTAACCTATGAAAGTGAAAAAGAAAAATTAGATGCCTATTTAATAAGAGCAGATAAGGAGGACACACTATACGCAGAAGCCATGGCACAATTAGCTTTTAATTTTAATGGGTTACCTCCAAAACTTCAAGAAAAATTTAGAAAACGTTCCATAAAAGATTATGAATTTGTCTTGGGAATCCTGAAAAGAGGGGCAGAAAAAAAAGAATTTAGTATAAAAAAGGATTTAGAAGAGGCTGCAATGGGGATAATACTCATGAGTATTGGAGGTTATCTCTATGGCAGGGTCTTTCATGATGAAAATGTAGATATCAGTAAATATATCACCGACAGCATAATAAATAAAAATTAA
- the yihA gene encoding ribosome biogenesis GTP-binding protein YihA/YsxC: MEIKKSDFVKSAVFEADYPEPINNLEFAFVGRSNVGKSSLINSLTNRKKMARTSKTPGRTQLINYFIINDETYLVDLPGYGFAKVPKAVKQAWGNTMERYLASKRSKLVFVLLDIRRVPSGEDLEMLEWLDYYDVPYKIIFTKVDKMSNNEKFKQLKDIRKKIEFKNSDVLFYSALSHKGREELAEYLDEALEEYKNYTPPVIDQEDENIED, from the coding sequence ATGGAAATAAAAAAATCGGATTTTGTAAAATCGGCAGTATTTGAAGCTGATTATCCAGAACCAATAAATAACTTGGAGTTTGCCTTTGTAGGCAGATCAAATGTGGGGAAATCATCCCTGATAAACAGTTTGACAAACAGAAAAAAAATGGCCAGGACATCAAAAACACCAGGAAGAACCCAACTGATAAACTATTTCATCATAAATGATGAAACGTATTTAGTAGACCTCCCTGGGTATGGATTTGCCAAGGTTCCAAAGGCTGTAAAACAAGCTTGGGGAAACACTATGGAGAGATACTTAGCTTCTAAAAGAAGTAAATTAGTCTTCGTATTGTTAGATATCAGAAGGGTACCAAGTGGAGAAGATCTTGAGATGCTGGAATGGCTGGATTATTATGATGTACCATACAAGATTATCTTTACTAAGGTGGACAAGATGTCTAATAATGAAAAATTTAAGCAGTTGAAGGATATCAGAAAGAAGATAGAATTTAAAAATAGTGATGTATTATTTTATTCTGCGCTATCTCATAAGGGGAGAGAGGAATTAGCTGAATATTTAGATGAAGCTTTAGAAGAATACAAAAACTACACTCCTCCTGTAATAGATCAGGAAGATGAAAATATAGAAGACTAA
- a CDS encoding efflux RND transporter permease subunit, with product MNLTEMAIKKKVVTFTFILLLALAGVSTYFKLPKAEDPGYVVRTATVATLYPGASPSRVENLVTDRIEQRIQEMPEVDYINSESREGFSYITVQFKDEYKIMRPIFDKLRRKVDDAKKDLPSGALPPFVNDDFGDVYGTLIAVTADGYSPENLRRVAKFTTEELLTMKNVGRIVQYGVRPENIFIDYDNAKLSQFGISPGYLKQVLENTNILSPGGQILLGKERLSFEPSGNFDSVDDIRNTVIRLPKGNLVTVEDIAKVRRAYQEPILTREKFNGKDTIVLGISLKEGGNILDLQKEIDEKITAVESSYPIGVDFTYLTQEAARVDKSVQSFLSNVAQSILTVMLVLIIFLGLRVGAIVASLIPIVMASSMVFLSYFGLSLNQVSLAALIIVLGMLVDNGIVISEAIMVNMEKGMDKIDAALEASRTLKGPLMISSLVTISAFLPIVLAAGTMGEYTGPITYVVAICLGLSWILGITFIPLLCVLFLKVEKQEAGYDSKFYRLYRGSLLKALKHKFMAGIIIIGIFFIAVFGFKTFVKVKFMPDKDVPILTVEAELPFGTSIETTTKMVLDAEKYIRKEYFLENPKQVEPPLIANILAGGTLVKYEKEGILSTGTFIGESAPRYILSHTPKMSQPNFAFAIINTTSFDIIKSEIQPKLIAWFEKNYPDANIKIDTLQNGSPSDRPIEIRVKGRDTDKLHEYIAEVEKIVKENIVGLADTKTDWGGKNRKFTVNIDQQRALRAGLTSQDIAISLNSILSGIKLTDYREQDRLIPVMLRSQGTSREDIEVLKNTPIYNQTTGNSVPLGQVAEIKTVWEAPKIVRRDKIKAMMFQVGLRNPATAMEQTLKIKPLLDEAASKWEYGYSYELNGEYYNSTKANDALAAKFPIAGIFILLLLIIQFNSYTILITILAALPLILTGITFGLGITQLPFGFMPILGALSLVGIMINNAIVLIDRINIEKDEEGRELPGAIVHAAQARFRPIVLTTATTVCGLIPLWLGGGVMFEGMAVTMIFGLIFCLGITLGIVPILFAIFHRVCYKGYKYEDEDIEG from the coding sequence ATGAATTTAACAGAGATGGCAATTAAGAAAAAAGTAGTTACATTTACTTTTATATTGCTTTTAGCACTAGCTGGAGTTTCCACCTACTTTAAATTACCAAAGGCAGAGGATCCAGGATATGTAGTAAGAACAGCTACTGTGGCTACTCTATATCCAGGGGCCAGTCCCAGCAGGGTAGAGAACTTAGTGACAGATAGGATTGAGCAGAGAATTCAAGAGATGCCGGAAGTCGACTATATCAACAGTGAGAGTAGGGAAGGATTCTCTTATATTACGGTACAGTTTAAGGATGAGTATAAAATAATGAGACCAATCTTTGATAAGTTGAGGAGAAAGGTAGATGACGCTAAAAAAGATCTACCAAGTGGTGCACTACCACCCTTTGTAAATGATGACTTTGGTGATGTTTACGGGACACTGATAGCTGTCACAGCTGATGGATATTCACCTGAGAATCTGAGAAGAGTCGCTAAGTTTACAACGGAAGAATTGTTGACCATGAAAAATGTAGGTAGAATAGTCCAGTACGGAGTCAGACCGGAAAATATATTTATAGATTATGATAATGCTAAATTATCACAATTTGGTATTTCTCCGGGATATCTAAAACAAGTTCTAGAGAACACAAATATATTATCCCCCGGGGGACAGATCCTTTTAGGCAAAGAAAGACTGAGTTTTGAACCCAGTGGAAACTTTGACTCTGTAGATGATATAAGAAATACAGTTATAAGACTTCCAAAGGGAAATTTGGTAACTGTAGAAGATATTGCTAAGGTAAGGAGAGCATACCAAGAACCTATCCTTACAAGGGAAAAATTTAACGGTAAGGATACCATCGTTCTTGGAATCTCTTTAAAGGAGGGAGGAAACATCTTGGACCTCCAAAAAGAGATAGATGAAAAAATTACAGCTGTAGAATCCAGCTACCCCATAGGAGTAGATTTTACATATTTAACCCAGGAAGCTGCCAGGGTAGATAAAAGTGTCCAGAGTTTCCTATCCAATGTAGCTCAATCTATACTTACAGTAATGCTGGTACTCATAATATTTTTAGGCCTTAGAGTGGGGGCCATCGTAGCTTCATTGATTCCTATAGTAATGGCATCATCCATGGTATTTTTAAGTTATTTCGGCTTAAGTCTTAATCAAGTCTCACTGGCAGCTCTGATAATTGTATTGGGAATGCTGGTAGATAATGGAATAGTAATATCAGAAGCAATCATGGTCAATATGGAAAAAGGAATGGACAAGATAGACGCTGCCTTAGAAGCTTCAAGAACGTTGAAGGGGCCACTTATGATCTCTTCTTTGGTTACCATATCAGCTTTCTTACCAATAGTGCTGGCAGCTGGAACTATGGGAGAATATACAGGACCTATAACCTATGTAGTTGCCATTTGTTTAGGATTATCATGGATATTAGGAATAACTTTTATTCCCCTGCTCTGTGTATTATTTTTAAAGGTAGAGAAGCAGGAAGCAGGCTATGACAGTAAATTCTATAGACTTTATAGAGGATCTCTTCTAAAAGCACTAAAACATAAGTTTATGGCAGGTATAATAATTATTGGAATATTCTTTATAGCTGTATTTGGATTTAAAACCTTTGTTAAGGTCAAATTCATGCCGGATAAAGATGTCCCTATATTGACAGTAGAAGCAGAATTGCCATTTGGAACATCTATAGAAACTACAACTAAGATGGTATTGGATGCAGAAAAATATATTCGAAAGGAATATTTCTTAGAAAATCCAAAGCAGGTAGAACCACCATTAATTGCCAATATCTTAGCAGGTGGAACTTTGGTTAAATATGAAAAAGAAGGAATATTAAGTACAGGAACATTTATAGGGGAGAGTGCTCCAAGATATATCTTATCTCATACTCCTAAGATGAGTCAGCCAAATTTTGCCTTTGCAATAATCAATACTACCAGTTTTGATATTATAAAATCTGAGATCCAGCCTAAACTTATAGCATGGTTTGAGAAAAATTACCCAGATGCTAATATTAAGATAGACACTCTGCAGAATGGATCTCCAAGTGACCGTCCAATAGAGATCAGGGTAAAAGGTAGAGATACAGATAAATTACATGAATATATTGCAGAAGTAGAAAAAATAGTCAAAGAAAATATTGTAGGCTTAGCTGATACAAAGACCGACTGGGGTGGAAAAAATAGAAAGTTTACAGTTAATATAGACCAGCAAAGAGCACTCAGAGCCGGACTTACAAGTCAGGATATAGCAATATCTTTAAACAGTATCCTAAGCGGAATAAAACTGACAGACTATAGAGAACAAGACCGGTTGATCCCGGTGATGTTGAGATCTCAAGGTACTTCCAGAGAAGATATAGAGGTCTTAAAAAATACACCGATCTATAACCAGACTACAGGTAACTCGGTACCACTTGGGCAGGTAGCTGAGATAAAAACAGTATGGGAAGCACCTAAAATAGTTAGAAGGGACAAGATAAAGGCCATGATGTTTCAAGTTGGATTAAGAAACCCAGCAACAGCTATGGAACAGACATTAAAAATCAAACCATTATTAGATGAAGCTGCATCTAAGTGGGAATATGGTTATAGTTATGAATTAAATGGGGAATACTATAACAGTACAAAGGCAAATGATGCACTAGCTGCAAAATTCCCCATAGCAGGAATCTTTATATTGTTACTACTTATAATTCAGTTTAATTCATATACGATATTAATCACAATTTTAGCTGCATTACCACTCATCTTAACCGGTATAACATTTGGATTGGGAATAACCCAGCTTCCATTTGGATTTATGCCTATATTAGGGGCACTATCTCTAGTCGGTATCATGATAAATAATGCCATTGTATTGATAGACAGGATAAATATTGAAAAGGATGAAGAGGGACGTGAACTACCAGGTGCAATAGTACATGCAGCACAGGCTAGATTCAGACCAATTGTCCTTACTACTGCTACTACAGTGTGCGGACTTATCCCATTATGGCTAGGTGGAGGAGTAATGTTCGAAGGAATGGCAGTAACCATGATCTTTGGATTGATCTTCTGTTTAGGTATAACATTAGGTATAGTACCAATCTTATTTGCAATCTTCCACAGAGTTTGTTATAAGGGATACAAATATGAAGATGAAGATATAGAGGGATAA
- a CDS encoding GNAT family N-acetyltransferase yields MEEIKIIHSLDKGKFLAMDGEVKVGSLGYELKDRVIYINSTYVDPEYRNRFLGKRLLDQCISYAREEKFKISPVCSYVVKIFKKTDKYDDVKVI; encoded by the coding sequence ATGGAAGAAATTAAAATTATACACTCATTGGATAAAGGTAAGTTTTTAGCCATGGACGGAGAGGTCAAGGTAGGATCTTTAGGGTATGAATTAAAAGATAGGGTTATATATATCAACAGTACCTATGTAGATCCAGAATATAGAAATAGGTTTTTAGGTAAAAGACTGCTCGACCAATGTATAAGTTATGCCAGGGAAGAAAAATTTAAAATTTCTCCTGTATGTTCCTATGTAGTAAAAATATTTAAAAAGACAGATAAATATGATGATGTAAAAGTTATTTAA
- a CDS encoding efflux RND transporter periplasmic adaptor subunit — protein sequence MSLYKKILTIGFVIVALASCGTKKEEEKIELRTVRHKTIELKSPAQSLSFTGDIKSTFEPEVSFRVPGNIEKMNFKLGQPVKKGEVLATLDKIDYEIQLRKAESSYETARASQIEAQSSYNRIKELYQNDSVSKSEFDSAKARMDSTAASLKVADEGVKYAKRQLKYTQLKSPIDGTVAVKVSEVNENVAAGQSVYILNTDADLQAITFVPESAIGQIKIGSQVNIYAGALEKTYLGKVVRVATSSLQYGATYPVKVAILDADKSLKSGMSVVVDFNKDEVSEKNKIFIPLNVILKGADTNYVFIVEKAGEGIGIVRKIEVKTGMVTNKGLEILDGLSEGDELITAGMTKLEDGQQVKLK from the coding sequence ATGTCATTATACAAAAAAATACTAACTATAGGATTTGTAATAGTAGCCCTTGCAAGCTGCGGGACTAAAAAAGAAGAGGAAAAAATTGAATTAAGAACTGTCAGGCATAAAACAATAGAATTAAAAAGTCCGGCACAGTCTCTCAGTTTCACAGGGGATATAAAGTCTACTTTCGAACCTGAGGTAAGTTTCAGAGTACCTGGAAACATTGAAAAGATGAACTTTAAGCTGGGGCAGCCGGTAAAAAAGGGAGAAGTTTTAGCCACCCTGGATAAGATAGATTATGAAATTCAATTAAGAAAGGCTGAGAGTTCTTATGAAACTGCCAGAGCATCACAAATAGAGGCACAATCAAGCTATAACAGGATAAAAGAACTATATCAAAATGACAGTGTATCTAAGAGTGAATTTGACAGTGCAAAAGCCAGAATGGATTCTACGGCAGCCTCTTTAAAGGTTGCAGATGAAGGAGTGAAATATGCCAAACGTCAACTGAAATACACCCAATTAAAATCTCCTATAGATGGTACAGTAGCTGTTAAAGTCTCAGAAGTGAATGAAAATGTAGCTGCTGGCCAATCAGTATATATACTGAATACAGATGCAGATTTACAAGCAATAACATTTGTTCCTGAGAGTGCAATCGGACAAATAAAAATTGGATCACAGGTCAATATCTATGCAGGTGCATTGGAAAAAACTTATTTAGGTAAAGTTGTGAGAGTAGCTACATCATCACTGCAATACGGAGCCACATATCCTGTAAAGGTAGCTATATTAGATGCAGATAAAAGTTTGAAAAGCGGGATGTCTGTTGTAGTGGATTTTAATAAAGATGAGGTAAGTGAAAAAAATAAGATATTCATACCTTTAAATGTAATCTTAAAGGGTGCAGACACTAACTATGTCTTTATCGTAGAAAAAGCCGGTGAAGGGATAGGAATTGTCAGAAAAATTGAGGTTAAAACAGGTATGGTTACCAACAAAGGTTTAGAAATTTTAGACGGGTTATCAGAGGGAGATGAATTAATTACAGCTGGAATGACTAAATTAGAAGATGGTCAGCAGGTAAAATTAAAATAG
- a CDS encoding DMT family transporter, translated as MNKNKKHIIADLTLVIVAVIWGSGFTVSKMALDSGLGPFYMMAFRFLIAAVIMGLVFYKKIKKIEKKDLIAGSVVGFFLFFAFATQTVGLQFTTASKNAFLTGTNVVMVPFIFWGITKIKPDLWSLLAAVMCFLGIGFLSFDGNLSLGFGDTLSLICALGFACHISLTGYYSKKVDTTLLTLIQMAVAAILSFVSGFFFETLPAEVETTGVLSVIYLGIFSTMIAFFLQTTAQKYTTASRTAIILSTEALFGTLFSIILLGEILTFKMVVGGAAIFMAILTAETKWEFLRKKQRDVASS; from the coding sequence ATGAATAAAAATAAAAAACATATAATAGCAGACCTTACCCTTGTTATTGTAGCTGTCATATGGGGATCAGGATTTACCGTTTCTAAGATGGCACTGGACAGCGGACTGGGGCCATTCTATATGATGGCATTCAGATTCCTGATTGCAGCAGTTATTATGGGTCTTGTTTTCTACAAAAAAATAAAAAAAATTGAAAAAAAAGACCTTATAGCAGGATCTGTTGTGGGATTTTTCCTCTTCTTTGCTTTTGCTACCCAGACGGTGGGACTGCAGTTTACCACAGCTTCTAAAAATGCATTTTTAACAGGTACCAACGTTGTCATGGTTCCCTTTATCTTTTGGGGGATAACCAAGATAAAGCCCGATCTCTGGTCCCTCCTTGCAGCTGTAATGTGTTTTTTAGGTATAGGGTTTCTTTCTTTTGACGGTAATTTATCCCTTGGGTTTGGAGATACCCTGTCTCTCATCTGTGCCCTTGGATTTGCCTGCCATATCAGTCTCACCGGGTATTACAGTAAGAAAGTAGACACTACCCTCCTTACACTCATACAGATGGCTGTAGCTGCTATTCTATCCTTTGTATCCGGTTTCTTCTTTGAGACCCTTCCTGCAGAGGTCGAAACTACCGGTGTTTTATCTGTAATCTATCTGGGGATTTTTAGTACTATGATTGCTTTTTTCCTGCAAACCACAGCACAAAAATATACTACTGCTTCCAGAACTGCTATTATCTTATCTACAGAGGCACTCTTTGGAACGCTTTTTTCCATCATCCTCCTTGGTGAGATCCTGACATTTAAGATGGTTGTAGGAGGAGCCGCTATCTTCATGGCTATTCTCACTGCTGAAACTAAGTGGGAATTTCTGAGGAAAAAGCAACGTGACGTTGCATCCAGTTAG